A single Microbacterium sulfonylureivorans DNA region contains:
- a CDS encoding bifunctional nuclease family protein → MVQVRVAGVALDASGQHVVLLKPIDEIPGDGQVLPIWIGQLEATSILVAVEKAPVPRPLAHDLMRELISALGAEVTRVEVTRIDDGTFYAEITMATALGDRVVDARPSDAVALATRVGAGIWVADAVMAEAGVPDVLTETDAAEKLDEFKRFLDDVEPEDFEG, encoded by the coding sequence ATGGTTCAGGTTCGTGTGGCGGGCGTCGCGCTCGACGCCTCGGGGCAGCATGTGGTGCTGCTGAAGCCCATCGACGAGATCCCCGGCGACGGACAGGTGCTCCCGATCTGGATCGGGCAGCTCGAGGCGACGTCGATCCTGGTCGCGGTCGAGAAGGCGCCCGTCCCGCGGCCCCTCGCGCACGACCTCATGCGCGAACTGATCTCCGCACTCGGCGCCGAGGTCACCCGCGTCGAGGTCACCCGCATCGACGACGGCACGTTCTACGCCGAGATCACCATGGCGACGGCCCTCGGCGATCGCGTCGTCGACGCGAGACCGTCGGATGCCGTGGCCCTCGCCACACGCGTCGGGGCGGGCATCTGGGTGGCCGACGCGGTGATGGCGGAGGCGGGGGTGCCGGACGTCCTCACCGAGACCGACGCCGCAGAGAAGCTGGACGAATTCAAGCGGTTCCTCGACGACGTCGAGCCCGAGGACTTCGAGGGCTGA